A DNA window from Hordeum vulgare subsp. vulgare chromosome 1H, MorexV3_pseudomolecules_assembly, whole genome shotgun sequence contains the following coding sequences:
- the LOC123443762 gene encoding uncharacterized protein LOC123443762: MLRSCHLLLGGGSPPITPASCCHLPLAHFLKHLLGSHAGLSHAVADPCSLTLHFLRNSCGLSEPAAAKIAARVHLRSTKKAHAVLALFRGLGLAGADLARVVAAAPEMLNYRADAILAPKVDFFRRDLGLTDDNIRKIILANPYRSLCFSLERRLRPNYLLLRELLGTDQNVHDAVKNCLELIHGNIRSDLLPKVKVLRDHGATDAVIVKLVTTHPRSLIHRSSSFSESLAAMKELGVSPSSGIFPYAFGLFARLHPVTWKRRINNYLSLGWTEELVKQAFVRHPYCMSVSDDKVRRISHFFADKLGWSPEYVSASPMLISLSYEKRLLPRYRVLDILVSRGVIRRIRISHLILGEKKFMEKYVTGYQRTIPEVLEAYRGAGTDSAVAVK; encoded by the coding sequence ATGCTTCGCAGCTGCCATCTCCTCCTCGGCGGCGGCAGCCCGCCCATAACGCCGGCCTCGTGCTGCCATCTCCCTCTGGCGCATTTCCTCAAACACCTGCTGGGCAGCCATGCCGGCCTCTCCCACGCCGTGGCAGACCCGTGCTCcctcacgctccacttcctccgcaacTCCTGCGGCCTCTCGGAGCCCGCCGCCGCCAAGATCGCCGCGCGCGTCCACCTTCGCTCCACCAAGAAGGCGCACGCCGTCCTCGCCCTCTTCCGCGGCCTCGGCCTGGCGGGCGCCGACCTCGCCCGCGTCGTGGCCGCCGCTCCGGAGATGCTCAACTACCGCGCCGACGCCATCCTCGCGCCCAAGGTCGATTTCTTCCGCCGGGACCTGGGCCTCACGGACGACAACATCCGCAAGATCATCCTCGCCAACCCATACCGCTCCCTCTGCTTCAGCCTCGAGCGCCGCCTCCGCCCAAACTACCTCCTCCTCAGGGAACTCCTCGGCACCGACCAGAACGTGCACGACGCCGTCAAGAACTGCTTGGAGCTCATCCACGGCAACATCCGCTCCGACCTGCTCCCCAAGGTCAAGGTCCTACGCGATCATGGCGCCACGGACGCTGTCATCGTCAAGCTGGTCACCACGCACCCCAGGTCGCTCATTCACAGGTCCTCCTCCTTCAGTGAGAGCTTGGCTGCCATGAAAGAGCTTGGGGTCAGCCCGTCCTCTGGTATCTTCCCTTACGCCTTTGGGCTATTTGCCAGGCTGCATCCGGTGACCTGGAAACGCAGGATCAACAATTATCTCAGCTTGGGGTGGACAGAGGAGCTGGTGAAGCAGGCCTTTGTCAGGCACCCCTACTGCATGTCTGTATCTGATGACAAAGTGAGGCGTATATCGCACTTCTTTGCCGATAAGCTTGGATGGAGCCCAGAGTATGTTTCGGCTAGCCCGATGCTTATCTCGCTCAGTTACGAGAAGCGGCTCCTACCAAGGTACCGGGTGCTAGACATATTGGTGTCAAGGGGTGTCATCAGGCGCATCCGAATAAGCCACTTGATACTGGGGGAGAAGAAGTTCATGGAGAAGTATGTCACTGGTTACCAGCGAACGATCCCTGAAGTACTGGAAGCTTATAGAGGAGCTGGGACAGACAGCGCTGTGGCTGTGAAATAG